The sequence AGTCATGGAATTGATCAATATAGAATTCATGGGTTAAAACTAAGTGCTGCGGCATTTACTAATTTCTCGCAGGATCATCTGGATTATCACAAAAATGTCAGCGAGTATTTAGAGGCCAAAAAAAGGTTATTTGCTGAAGTTTTACCAGAAGGAGAAACGGTAATACTAAATGCAGATATAGATGAATACAGCGAATTGCTTAAAATAGCTGAAAAACGTAGCGGTGAAGTTATCACCTACGGTAAAAAAGGTTCTAATATTACTTTATTAAAACAAACACCCACTCCCGATGGACAGCACCTTACAATTAAAATTGATGACAAGATTTACAATGCATTTTTTCCAGTTTTTGGAGAATTCCAAGCGTATAATCTATTATGTGCAATTGGTATAGTTATCTCATCTGGAGTACATTATGAAGAAATATGTATAGAGAAGCTTGTTTCTCCACCAGGAAGGATGGAGAAAATTAACACTAGACCTTTTGCAGAACATGTTTGTGATGAGAAATTTTTAGGAGCAGTGCAGACGAGCACCGCAGAATACTCGAATGTATTTGAGGAGCGTAGACAAGCTTCGACAACAAAATTGCCATCAGAAATTGAGTTATGCAAGAGGTCTGCTTTTGTGTTTGTAGATTACGCTCACACTCCAAATGCGCTGAAACAATCTTTGCTGTCCTTGAAATGGCACTTTAATAAAAAAATAGTCCTGGTATTTGGATGTGGAGGTAATCGCGATCAGACAAAACGCTCAGCAATGGGTAAAATAGCACAAATGTACGCAGACAGAGTAATAGTTACTGATGACAATCCGCGCGATGAAGATCCAGCCAAAATTCGTCACGATATTTTATTGTATTGTCCTGATGCACTGGAAACAGGAGATAGAAAAAAAGCTATAGAGCAAGGCATAGATATCGCTTGTAATGAAGATATGATACTGCTAGTTGCAGGCAAAGGAGATGAGAAATTTCAAATTATAGGAAGTAAAACATTTGACTTTAGTGATGTTGAGGTTATTAGGAGTAAAACTATTCCTTGAATGATATGTTAGTGACTTCACAATCATTCACAGTTCTTGCAAGCGACAAAACTCTCACTTCTTTTGCACCGGAATTTAAAATTTCCTGAGAGCAGGATCGTGCAGTTGCTCCAGTTGTTACAACATCATCAATAAGTATCACAACCTTGTCTCTTATAATTTCTTTACTTTCCATACTAAAAGCTTTTTTCAAGTTTTTTTCACGCTGTTTAAGTGAAAGACCAGCCTGAGGAGTAGTGTGGCGGAGACGTTTTATTGCAAAAGGCGTGTAAAATAGATTAGATAACTTGCTAAGTTCTTTCGTAAGCAGCGCTGCTTGATTGTATTTACGTTTAAATAAACGGAATTTATGTAGTGGTATAGGCATCAGAATTTCTGCATTCTGAAATATATCCTTGTGACTTTGGTACATCCATTTTGCATAGGTTTTGACATAATTCAGATTATCAAAAAATTTAAAATTTATAATCATATTCTTACTATGTTGATCGTAAGCAAAAACCGACCTTAATACTTTAAATGGTGGTGGATTGATAATGCACTTGCCGCATGTGTAAATATTATTTGCAATCACTGCACCACAAACATTGCAGTAATGCTTGGTTAAAAAGTTGATCTTTTTATTGCACTCACTACATAAATCGTGGTTTTTATCAATAATGCATTCACAACTTACGCATACGTTTGGGAATATAAGATTGGTAGCTTTTTTAATTAGCAAAAGACTCATAGTTAAGATTGTATAATATATTCATTAAATTGCATGACAATTTAATGAATTTGTACTATGAACCCTAATTCTGGATGAAAAAACATGTAGTGGGTCTAATTATCTTTAGACGTATCTTGTCCTAACAATTCTTTTTCAATTTCTTTTTTAATTGTGTCCATTATCTTAGAATCAAACTTCTTTATCAAAGAATCATTAATAAGCTGATTTACCAGAGAATCATCGCTAAGCCCTATTGTCGAAGAATTATCACTAATTAGGATGTTTGGATTATCTATGATCTCATCAATAGCGCTATTAATTACATCTATTTTTTCATTAGCAATTGCATTCAGTATAGGCCTAATAATTGCGTAACCAGGAGCACCTTTACTATACTTTTTGCCGCTTTTATTAATGCAGCCACCTGCACCAGGTATGATTCTCCTTGAGTTATTGCATTCTCTTACTGGTTCATAATCTATTTTACCATCTTTTATATATGGTATTTTATTATCTTCAGTAGACTTCAAATTTTCTGCTCTTACAATTTTTGCTTCTAATTTTAAGTCTTCTCTATGAATTTCTGTCTTGTCATATTTTTCTCCGCCATATGTCCGGTAATTACCACCACCTGCAACTGTGACTAATGTTTTACAGTCTGACCCTGAAGAGTTACACATTTCTATTATAGTTGGCCCTCCATCTTTATTTGACTTATAGCTTTCTTGTCCACCACCACCCTCTGTAACTTTTACTCGAATTATAGGGTAGCTAGGATCAATTTTTAATTTAGCTTTTACATAATCTCCAGGCATTCCTTGTCTATCTTCCGTAGACGTCGCTTTGCCGCTTATATGACCTGCTTCACCACCTCCCCATGCTTCTATTTCAACATAATCATATTTTGATAAATTACCTGTATAACTATTCTGGCCTGGGTCTTCAGAAGGCGTTTTACTTTCATCCAATAATTGAAGCCTCTTACTCTCGAGCTGTCTCTTTATTATATCTCGCAATCTCTCTTTTAAGCCTTCTAAATCAAACCTACATAGTTTATCAGCATAAAAAACTTCTGCTCTATTTGCTTTAGTTGGTACTTCAAGTTTTTCAACTGTACCATCTGTTTTCTGTGAAACTCGTAAGTAAAAAGGTGTGTTATCATTTTTTATATATTGTGTTGAACGTTCACATACATTATTAAAACACATGCAACCGTAATTGTCTTCGTCATCGCCTTGTTTACATCCTTTCTTATGCTCGGCATCCACTAGTTTATATGCTATTTTACATTTGGTGCAGTCCTGTGTTTCATCTATTTTCTTGGTTTCTGTTACAATGCAATTATCCCTCTTCTTATTTTCCTCAGGAATGGAAACGTATCCACGTTTATTGAATATCATTTCATCTAATTGACTCTGAGGCTTTGTCAATAAGTCATCTGTTTTAGTACATGGAAAGTAATAAGATTGATTTGATTCCTTTGAGTAAACAGTATTATATCTAGCATAGCTTGTGCCAATTTTCCTTAGTGATATTACTTTATCTTCTCTTTCAAGAACAAACTCTTCTGGTTCTGCTTTCCAGCCAGAAAAGCAAAGCATTTTGCTCTTAGGATCGTCTTTATATTTTACTTCTATTTCTGGCTGTCCTAAGCTGTCCAATTTACACTCTTTTATTTTTTCTTCATTAAAATCTTTAAGGTCAGAAAAATCTTTATCATCTATG is a genomic window of Wolbachia endosymbiont of Folsomia candida containing:
- a CDS encoding Mur ligase family protein, producing MTVKLKELLHNIVQPQVIRVTDTGIQEENAWIPVLRTGMTPSCSIDFNIEIKGVTCNPKRVKEGYLFVSVSDHLSMSFFGVIPVRDTGIQEKKRWIPVSSTGMTETSSLGIILTRDNAFSSWIPVSATRMTKTSSTEVTEDTDHLGVIPVRDTRIYIFHPNPQEIYSEIVSRFYQFKHPKYTAAVTGTNGKTSVVEFCRQIWQNAGYNAASIGTLGTYINNDRKDNHNNLTTPDAEDIYATLRDINSKNVEHLALEASSHGIDQYRIHGLKLSAAAFTNFSQDHLDYHKNVSEYLEAKKRLFAEVLPEGETVILNADIDEYSELLKIAEKRSGEVITYGKKGSNITLLKQTPTPDGQHLTIKIDDKIYNAFFPVFGEFQAYNLLCAIGIVISSGVHYEEICIEKLVSPPGRMEKINTRPFAEHVCDEKFLGAVQTSTAEYSNVFEERRQASTTKLPSEIELCKRSAFVFVDYAHTPNALKQSLLSLKWHFNKKIVLVFGCGGNRDQTKRSAMGKIAQMYADRVIVTDDNPRDEDPAKIRHDILLYCPDALETGDRKKAIEQGIDIACNEDMILLVAGKGDEKFQIIGSKTFDFSDVEVIRSKTIP
- a CDS encoding ComF family protein translates to MSLLLIKKATNLIFPNVCVSCECIIDKNHDLCSECNKKINFLTKHYCNVCGAVIANNIYTCGKCIINPPPFKVLRSVFAYDQHSKNMIINFKFFDNLNYVKTYAKWMYQSHKDIFQNAEILMPIPLHKFRLFKRKYNQAALLTKELSKLSNLFYTPFAIKRLRHTTPQAGLSLKQREKNLKKAFSMESKEIIRDKVVILIDDVVTTGATARSCSQEILNSGAKEVRVLSLARTVNDCEVTNISFKE